In Pseudomonas abieticivorans, the genomic window GGTTTCACGCTGGGCAACCTGCTCAGCGGCAAGCTCGCCGAGCGCTCGCTGGAAGGCACGCTGATGGGCTTTCTGGGCGTGCTGGCGGTGATCATGCTGGCGTTCCCGTTTATCGCGACCACCTCGCCAGGCGCGGCCATCACCCTGTTGCTGTGGGGCGCGGCCACTTTCGGCGCCGTACCGCCGTTGCAGATGCGGGTGATGCACGCGGCCCACGATGCGCCGGGCATGGCCTCTTCGGTGAACATTGGCGCCTTCAACCTGGGCAATGCCCTGGGGGCGGCGGTGGGTGGCGGCGTGCTGGGCCTGGGCCTGGGGTATGAATGGATTGCGCCGGCCGGTGGCGTGCTGGCCCTGGCCGGGCTGCTGCTGACCGCGGCCAACCGCAGCCCGGCAGCGGCCACCGGCGCAGCAATGGCTCAGTGAATACTGGACGCCAACTCGAAGATCGGGATGTACATCAGGATCACGATGACCCCGATCAATAGCCCGATGAAGGTCATCAGCAACGGCTCGAACAGGCGCACGAACCATTCGATCCAACGGCTGATCTCCTCGTCGTAGAAGTCCGCGCTGCGCTCCATCATCTGCCCCAGGTTGCCGGACTGTTCGCCAGCCCGCAGCAGGCGCAGCGACACCGGGGTCACTAACTGGTTGAGCTCCAGCGCGTTGGACAACGACAGGCCTTCGCGCACCCGCTCGGCGGCCTGGTCCAGGCGCACCCGGGACTGGACGGTGAGCAGCCCGCGCACCATGCCCATGGCCGTGAGGATCGGGATGCCGCCTTGCAGCAAAATCCCCAATGAGCGGTAGAAACGTGCCAGTTCGTACATGACGATGCGTTGGTGCACGGCAGGCACCTTCTGGATCAGCCGGTCGACGGCGCGGCGAAACAGCGGTTGGCGCTGTACCACGCCCAGCGCCACCGCCGCCACCGCCAGGCCCGTGAAAAACTCGGCCTGGTGGCCGTGCAGGAACATCCCGGTGTTCATCAACACTTGCGACAGCCACGGCAGGTTGTCACCCAGCCCCTCGAACACCAGGCTGAAGCGCGGCACCACGTAGCCCATCAAAAACAACACCACGCCACCGCCGACGATCAGCAGCAGCATCGGGTAGATTGAGGCGCTGACGATCTTCTGGCGCACCTCGTCCATGCGCTGGCGATAGGACACGTAGCGGCCCAGTGCCTCGCCGACCGACCCGGTCTTTTCGCTCGATTGCACCAACGCCACGTACAGCGGCGGGAACACCGCGCCCAGTTGGCTGAGGGCCAGGGAGAACGACTTGCCTTCGTACAACAGGCGTACCAGCTCGCTCAGGGTCTTGCGGGCGTTGGGGGCGGTCTCCTTTTCCGCCAGGCTTTCCAGGGCGTCAATCAGCGGCAGGCCGGCATTGATCAATGTGGTCAGCTCCTGGCTGAACAGCACCAGGTTGAAGGACTCCTTGCGGTGCAAGCGTAGCGGGTGCCAGTGGCGTTCGGCGCGCAGGCTGACCACCCGCAAGCCCTGGTCCTCGGCCAAGCGACGGGCTTCGGCCTGGCCGGGCGCTTCGACCGTCAGGGATACCACCGCACCTTTGCCGACTGCCTTGAGATGAAACCGCATGCCGTGCGCCCCTTACTGCCAGTTGGTGATTTCGGCGTTCTCGCCTTCGCCGCCGGGTTGGCCGTCCTTGCCCATGGAGCTCAGGTCGTATTCGCTGTTTTCCCCGGGGTAGCGGTACAGGTAATTGCGCCCCCAAGGGTCTTGCGGCACTTTTTTCTGAAGGTAAGGGCCGGTCCACTTGGTTTCATCGCTGGGCGCCACCACCAGTGCCTGCAAGCCCTGCTCGGTGCTGGGGTAATGCCCCACCTCCAGCCGGTACAGGTCCAAGGCCTTGCCCAGGCCCTCGATCTGCGCCTTGGCCACCTTGGCTTCGGAGCGGCCCAATTGGGCGAAATACTTGGGGGCGACGATGCCGGCCAACAGGCCCAGCACCACCAACACCACCAGCAATTCGAGGAGGGTGAAGCCGGCCTGGGCACGGCGGCGGTTAATGCAGGAACGGTTCATGGTGACCTCACAGAGTCGGTAGGCCCAACGCCTGATGCAATTGCCATGCTCACCGGCCCTCAAGCCTGCCAACCCCAGGTAAACCGGGCCTTGCGCGAGTCGGCACAGTGCTTGCTCAAGGCTTGGTTGCGTGTGGCCACTGGGGCATATCCCCCACTTTTCGGTTGCCGCGAAGGGGAGGTTCACCATGCGCTTGATCATCACCGCATTCCTGGCCGGGCTTGCCGCCAGCAGCATCGTCCAGGCCGACGTCTATATTTCGCGGGACGCCAACGGCGGCTACGTGCTGTCCAACGTGCACCGCCCCGGCCGCCACTATGAGCGGGTTATCCAGGAAGCCTCGCTGGGGGTGGCCAGCGTGGCCGAACAGCCGCAGATGATTGCCAACCAGCCGTACGCCGAGTTGGTGTCGGCGGCCGCTACCGCTAACCAATTACCTGCGGCCTTGCTGCATGCGGTGATCAAGGCTGAATCGGCCTACAACCCCAGTGCCTTGTCGCCCAAGGGGGCTGCGGGGTTGATGCAACTGATGCCCGACACGGCGCGGCAAATGGGCGTGGCCAACGTGTACGACCCCCAGGCCAACATCCAAGGCGGCGCGCGTTACCTCAAGCAGTTGATGACCCTGTTCGGCAACGACATCGCCCTGGCCGTGGCGGCGTATAACGCCGGGCCCGATGCGGTGCTGAGCCGCGGCCGGGTGATCCCGCCGTTCGCCGAAACCCAGCGCTACGTGCCCAGCGTGCTGCGCCAGTACCGGCGCTTGCAAGGCTTGGCGGTGGATGCCCCACTGTAACCCCCAACAGTGGGGCCAGCCGGCCCCGCGGGGAATGTGGGGAATGTGTGGGGCAAATCCCCCACTTGATTAAGTTGATAATGTAAGCTCATGAAATATAACAAATAATAATCTGGCATGAGCTTTGCTCGGGTGGTTTTGTCCTGTACAGCACCCCCTTGCGAGGCCCGTCCCATGAACGGCATATCCCCGTCACCGCGGTTGATGAACCTGCTTCTGCTGATCGGTTCCCTGTTTGGCCTTGAGCCGTTTGCCGAGGCCCAGGTGCGCTGTGAGCGCAACCTGGTCGCGCAGGTGGTAGCCCTTGATCAACCCCTGATGTTCAACCGCCTGGGCGCGCAAAACGCCAACGGCATGCTCTACGCGCTGCGCCGCGACGTGGTCGATGACCGTGGCGTGTCGCTGGCCCAGGGCGGGGCGGCGGTGCCTGGCAAAGTGACCCTGCGCGCCGACAAGCGCCCACGGCCGATCGTGCTGCGCATGGCCGCCGGCGACTGCCTGACCGTGCACTTGCAGAACTTGCTGGCCTATCAGGCCAACCCGGCGAGTGACCAGGGGCAGGATGAAGTCCAAGATCAGGCGGGCGCCCAACTGCCGGTGGTCGATGACCAGGTGGCCGACCGTCACGTGGGCTTTCAGGTCAACGGCCTGCAGGCCGTCAGCAGCATCGATGACATTGCCTCGTTCAGCGGGCGTAACGCCAACAGCCTGGTGGCCCCCGGGGCCAGCCGCAGCTATGTGTTGTTCGGTGAGCGCGAAGGCGCCTTTGCCGCCAGCAGCCGTGGCGCGACGTTTGGCGGGGAGGGCAATGCCGGCAACGCGGCCAATGGCCTATTTGGCGAAGTGGTGGTACTGCCCAAGGGTGGCCGCGCCTACCGCAATACCGTGACCGAAGAAGAGCTGCGCCTGGCCAGTGTGGGCCGCACGCCAGCCGGCCAGCCGGTGGTGGATTACCAGGCGCGCTACCCGCAACGCCAACCCTGGGTCGGCGAAGCCCGCGGCGGGCTGCCGATTCTGAACATGCTCGATGGCAATGAAATCATTGCCAGCGACAGCGATGCCATCGTCATGGGCAGCAATGCCGATGGCAGCTTCCCCCCGGCCACCTACCCGCTGGAAGCGGTGGGCAAGCGCAACCCGGCGTTGCCCAACCGGCTGGAACCCTTTCGTGATTTTGCCTCGCAGTTCCAGGATGAGGTGGCCGTGACCCAGGCGTTCCCCGGTTACTGGGCGGACCCGGTGATGGCCCATGTGCTGGAGCCCACCCGCGATTCGTTCATGATCAACTACGGCTCCGGCGGCATGGGCGCCGAGGTCATCGCCAACCGCCTGGGCGTGGGCCCGATGCATGATTGCCTGTCGTGTGCCTACGAAGAATTCTTTTTAAGCTCGCACACCGTCGGCGACGTGGCGATGCTGGTGGACGTGCCGGCCAACGTCGGCCTGGAAAACATCCGCCCAGGCCAAGTGCCGAGTGCCGACCAGGTGGGCGTCAAGGCCAGCATGGCGCTGTACCCGGCCGAGCCGTCCAACGTGAACCACAGCTACATCGGCGACCTGGTGAAGTTTCGCAACACCCACAATGGCCACGAGCAGCACATCTTCCACCTGCACGGGCATCAGTGGCTGTTCAACCCCAACGACGACAACTCCGACTACATCGACGCCCAAGGCATTGGCCCGGGCGCCGGCTACACCTACGAAATCGCCAACGGCGGCTCGGGCAACCGCAACCGCGTGGCGGGCGACGCCATTTACCACTGCCATTTCTACCCCCACTTTGCCCAGGGCATGTGGGCCATGTGGCGCATCCATGACGTGTTCGAGGAGGGCACTGTGCTTGAGGTGTCGCAACAAGGCGTCGACGGTTACCACACCGCGCCCTTCGCCTTGCGCAGCGGCAAGCCGGCCGCCGGCGCACGGGCCTTGCCCGATGGCGAGATCATTGCCGGCACACCGATCCCGGCGGTGGTGCCACTGCCGGGCAAGGCCATGGCGCCGATGCCCGGCAAAGTGGCGGTGGTGCCCAAACTGGGTGAAACCCGGCTGGCCGCCAACGATGACGACGGTGAGGGCGACGATGATGATGGGCAACACGGCGGCGGCCAGCAGGCCATCGGTTCCCTGGCCGTGGTGGACCGCAGCCAGGCCAACCGCAACGCCGACGGCAGTTTGAAAAACCCAGGCTACCCGTTCTGGATCGGTGGCATGGAAAGCAGCGTCGGCCAACGTCCGCCGACCCCGCCGCTGGACATGCTCGACCCGGCCCAGGCCACTGCGCTCAAGGCCACGGGCAAGGCCTTGTGGGCCAACCTGGACCCGGTCCAGGCCGGTGGTTGGAACGGCGGTTTGCCGCGCCATGCGCTTGACGGCGTGGCGGCAGGGGGCGAGGCCGACACCCAGACCACCTCGCTGGACTTCTCCAAGGTGGTGACCCGCGCCAAGCCCCTGTACCTGCCTGAAGAGGGCACAGAGGTTGAGCAGTCTGCCATGGCCTTCCATGCACTCAAGGAACACCCAAGCTACGCCGTGCTACCCGGCAACCAAGTGGTGCCCAAGCCGTTTCGCACCAACGGTGCCTTGCCGGTGGCCGGCGCGCCGTACTACGAGCCGTGCATGGACGATCGGCAAAAACGCCTGACCGCCAGTGCCGGCCTGGGTGAATTCAACAGCGGCGAGCGCCTGGACGGCGTCTCGTTCACTGGCGCGTCCACCTTCAGCGCCGACCGCCCGCGGCTGTACAAGGCGGCCAACATCCAGTTCGACGCGGTGTACAACAAGGTCGGCTACCACTTCCCGCAGGCGCGCATCCTGGCCTTGTGGGAAGACGCCTGGCCGGTGATCACCAAGCAGCGCCCACCCGAACCCCTGGTGATGCGCATGAACACCTTTGACTGCGTGATGTACCAGCAAACCAACCTGATCCCGGCCACCTACGAGATGGACGACTACCAGGTGCGCACGCCCACCGACGTGATCGGCCAGCACATCCACCTGCCCAAGTGGGACCTGACCTCGGCCGATGGTTCCTCCAATGGTTGGAATTACGAAGACGGCGTACTCTCGCCCGGCGCGGTGGTGGAGCGCATCCATGCCATCCGCACCTTCAACGGCTGCACCGCCAGCGACCCGCGCGAAGGCAGCGCGGCGTGCCCACAGGCAAAAAACCATCCGTTCTTCGGCCGCTATGGGCGCGCCGATTGGCTGGGTGCACGCACAGCCATGCAGCGCTGGTTCATCGACCCGCTGGTGAACACCCGTGGCATTGATCGGGGCCTGGGCACCATCTTTACCCATGACCACCTGGGCCCTTCGACGCACCAGCAGATCGGCTTGTACGCCACGGTGCTGGCCGAGCCTGCCGGCTCCACCTGGAACCATGCCGAAACCGGCGAGCCGTTGTACAGCGGCGCACGCCAGGACGGCGGGCCGACGTCCTGGCAAGCGGTGGTCAACACGGGCGACCTGGATGGCGACGGGCGCAACGACAGCTTCCGCGAATTTTTCCTGGAATACAGCGACTTCCAGCACGCCTATGAAGCCGGCGTCTACGTGGGCGCAGGCCCCGATGGGGTGCCCAATGCCCAGGCATTCCCGGCCACCACCGAGAGCTTTCGCTACGCCATCAACCCGCCGCTGCGCAAGCAGGGCCCCAACTTGCTCGAGTCGGTGGTGGAAACCCGCGGCGGCCTGGCACCCGGCTGCCCGAGACGGCCCTGCCCGCAAGCGATCTCGGTGGATGACCCAGGCATGTTCGTGGTCAATTACCGCAACGAGCCGCTGGCCCTGCGCGTGTACGACCCCAACAAGGTTGGCCCCGACGGCAAGCGCGGGCTGCAGGCCGACGGCCTGGGTGGCGACCTGGCGTACGCGATGCACAGCCGCACCGACCGGGCCATCGCGGCGATGAACCTGGCGCCCAACCTGGTCACCTCGGCCACCGGGCCCACGGGCGGCACCACGCTGTTCCCGCCGCACATCAACAAGGGCGGGGCCGAGCCCGGTGACCCGTTCACCCCCATGCTGCGCACCTACACCGGTGACAACGTGCGCCTGCGGGTGCACGCCGGTGGCCACGAGGAAGAGCACAACGTGACCCTGCACGGGGTCAAGTGGCTGCAAAGTGGCTCGGGCTTCGGCAACAGTTCCAACTCCGGCTGGCGCGCCTCGCAGATGATCGGCATTTCCGAGCAGATGGGCTTTATCGCGCCGGTGTCGATGCTCTCGAGTTCTGCCGCCACCACCGGGGATTACCTGTATTCCATGGACGCCTCCATCGAGGGCTACTGGAACGGCATCTGGGGGGTGATGCGCAACTACACCGCCAAGCGCGCCGACCTGTTCGCACTGCCCAACAATGCCACCCCGGCCGGGGCGCGCAACACCGTGGCGTTCGACGGCGCCTGCCCGCGTATCGGTGTCAACCCCACTGGCATCGGCACCCGGCCCACGCCGCAGCGCAACTATGAAGTGGTCGCGGCATTGGCCAACGATATTCTGAAAAACCCGCTGAACGTCAGCCTGACGGACCCTGCCGGCATCAACCAGCACATCGGCGGGCCACTGAACCCGGCCGGCGGTACCCTGGTGTTCAACAGCCGGGCCACCGCCATTGCCCAAGTGACGGTCACTGACCCCGAGGACGGCGAAACCTTCACCATCGGCGGCAATAGCGGGCCGTTGCATGACCCCACGGCGATCCTCTACGTGCGCAAGGCCGACCTGGACCCGGCCACCGGCAAGCTCAAGCCCGGTGTGCCGATCGAGCCGCTGGTGCTGCGCGCCACTGCCGGTGACTGCATCAACATCACCCTGGAAAACCGCCTGCCCAGCATGATGCCGGACCTGGCCAGCACCGCCGTGATGCAAGGCCTGGTCAAGCGCGATCGCAACCACACCGAGGGTGCCAGCACCTTCAACAACAACCAGTTGCGCCCCTCCAGCCACGTGGGCCTGCACGCGCAATTGCTGGCCTATGACATCACCAAGTCCGACGGCACCAACGTCGGCACCAACCCGATCCAGACCGTGCCACCCAGGGTTGGCAGCACCGGCGCGTACCCCAGCCGGGTGTACCAGTACTACGCCGGGCACCTGGAGCGCGAAGGCAAGCCGGTGTCGCAGTTGGGCCGCAGCGTGGACAACATCAACGCCACGGCCATCGAGTTTGGTGGCCTCAACCTGACCACGGCCGACGTGATCAAGCAGCCGCAAAAAGGCTTGGGCGGCGCCATGAGCATCCTGCCCCAGGCCGCGACCTGGGTTGAAGATGCGCGCAGCCGCGCCTCGGCCACGGTGACCGTCAGCGGGCAAGCACCGTACCGCGACTTTGCCCAGGTGTGGCAGCGCTCCTTGAACATGCGCTGGGCCAACGGCCGCCCGGTGGAGGGCATGAACACCGAGGGCAACGGCGTGCCGACCGACCCCAAGGACAACTCCGACATGGCCATCAACTACAAGAGCGAACCGTTGTGGTTTCGCTATGGCGTGGCGCCCAACGCGCCGTTCGGGCGCGCGGGCGGTTATGGCCTGGGCGACATCGTCAATGCCCACATGGCCTACAGCAACGCGCTGGTCGGCGGCGATCCGCAGACGCCGGTGTTATGGGTCAAGCCTGGCCAACCGTTTCGCACGCACATCCTGATGCCTTCGGGCGGCAGCCGTGGCGGCACCTACCAGTTGGACGGGCACCTGTGGTCGGTCAACCCCTTCCAATCGGAAAAAAGCGACACCGCTGGCTACCCCATGAGCACGCCTGGCGTGGGCTCGGTGCGGTTTGGCTATAACCCGATGTCGATGTACGTCGGTGCCCACGAAAGCGTCTTGCCGGGGGGGCACTTCAGCTTTATGCACCCCAGTGCCGGCGGCGCCAATGCCATCCCTGGCGACTACCTGTACCGCGATTACGCCGCCTACGGCAATGCCAGCGGGCTGTGGGGGCTGCTGCGGGTGACCAACGAGCCAGAACCTGCGCCGGCGCCTTAGCGGCCAAGAAAAGGGGAACGCACATGGACAAGCAACTTACCCGGGCCGGCCTTGTGGCCGTGGCGGCCCTGCTGTTGGTCGGCTGGCTGGCATTGCCACGCAGCCAGTCACTGGCCAGCGTGCCGCTGCCCGACACCTGGACCGGCCAGCGCCTGGAACGCGATGGCGTGGCCGTGGCCTTCGAGGTGCGCGCGGTGGGCGACAAGGGCGCGCTCAACGAAGGCGATTTTGCCGACGTGCGCTTCAAGGTCAGCGACCTTGCCTCGGGCCAGCCGTTGGCGGATTTGGCCCCCGGCGCCTGGCTCGACCCGGCGCAAACCCAGGTCGGCAGCGACAGCGAACAGAGCTGCAAGTCGCGGGCCGCGTTGTTTCTCAAGAGCAGCATCGGCGCGCGGCCGTTGCTCGACCTCAACAGTTATTACCTGCTGGTGATGAACCAGGACGCCAGCGTGTCGGTGATCGACCCTTCGGTGTCCCTGGGCGGCACCACCAGTACCCTGGGCCGCATCGGGCTGGTGGCCGCGCCCATGGACTGGGTGGCACTCAAGGACAACCGCCGGGTGTTCGTCTCGCAGCCCAGCGCAGGCGAGGTGGCGGTGATCGATGCCCAGCAGTTCCGGCGCGTGGCGTCGATCGCCGCGGGCAACCAACCGGTGCGCGTGGCCTTGCAGCCCGACGAGCGCCTGTTGTGGGTGGGCAATAACGCCAGCGACCCGGCGCTGGCCGGCGTGACCCTGATCGACCCGGGCACCTTGCAGGCGGTCAAGTTTTTGGCCACCGGCCGCGGCCACCACGAGATCGCCTTCAGCAACGATTCGCGCCATGCCTTTGTCAGCAACCGCGACGATGGCACCCTGAGCGTGATCGACATTGCCAGCCGTACCCAGGTGGCGCAACTCAAGACCGGCGGCCAACCGTTGGCGGTGGCCTACTCGGCGTTGTCCCAGGCGGTGTACGTGGCCGATGGCAGCACCGGCACGGTGACCGTGGTGGATGCGCGCAGCCACCGCGTGCGCACGCTGATCCACAGCCAGCCAGGGTTGGGGCCGATACGCTTCAGCCGTGACGGGCGCTGGGGGATTGTGCTTAACACCCTGGAAAACCGCGCGGTGGTCATCGATGCGGCCACCGACAGCCTGGTCCATGACCTTGAGGTGTCGGCCGAGCCTTGGCAGGTCAACTTCACCCAGGCCTACGCCTATGTGCGCGGCCTGGGGTCGCCAAAGGTCAGCATGATCAACCTGTCCTCGCTGGGCGAGGGCCGCACGCCCATTACCCAGGTGTTCGAGGCCGGGGCAGCAGCGCCACGCCAGGCCGGCGACCTGCCGCTGGCCAGCAGCATGGCCAGCTCGCGGGACGAGAACTCGGTGTTCGTGGTCAACCCGGTGGACAACACCACCTACTTTTACGCCGAAGGCATGAACGCCCCGATGTCCGGCTACCTCAACCGCGGGCAGCAGGCGCGCGCGGCGCTGGTGATCGACCACAGCCTGCGCGAGGTTGCGCCTGGGGTGTACAGCGCGCGGGTCAAGTTGCCGCCCGCCGGCAGGTTCGACGTGGCGTTCTTGCTTAACCAGCCCAGCATCATCCACTGCTTCAGCGCCCAGGTATTGCCGGGGGCGGTGGCCGACCCGCGCCTGGCGCAGCCCAAGGTCGACTTCTTGCTCAAGCGCCGCACCGTGACGCTGGGCAGCCCCTATGTGGCGCGGTTCCGTATCGCCCAGGACAGCGGCCGGGTGCCTCGCCGTGGGGTAGCTGACGTGCAGGTGCGCTATTACCTGGCCCCCACCTCGCAGCTGCGCGTGGTGCCGGCCCGCGAGGTGGGCGATGGCCTTTATGAAGCGGCCCTGGACCTGAACCAGAGCGGCGCCTGGTACCTGCACGTGCGGGCGCCGTCCCTGGGCGCGAACTTCGATGACAAGACCTATGCCAGCGTGCGGGTATTGCCCGCGCCAGGCCAATGAGCGGGAGCCTGCGATGAACACATACCCTAGCTGCGCATTGATGATCGGGCTACTGGCCCTGGGGGCCGGGCCGGCGCAGGCCCATTCGGCCGACGAACACGCAGGCCACGGCCCGGCCAAACCACGCCTGGAAGCCACCCGCGTGACCTTCGCCGACGTACCGCTCACCGACCAGGCCGGCAAACCGATACGCCTGGAAAAAGACCTGTTGGCCAACAAGATCGTGGTCATGGGCTTCATCTACACCCGCTGCACCACGGTGTGCCCGGTGGTGTCCTCGATCATGGGCAAGGTCCAGCAACAACTGGGCGGGCGGGTGGGCACCGAGGTGCAATTGGTGTCGATCAGCGTCGACCCGCTGCGCGACGACCCACCGCGCCTGGCGGCCTACGCCCGGCAGTTCCAGCATGGCCCCGGCTGGAGTTGGCTGACCGGCAGCAGCCAGTCGATCACCGCCACCCTCAAGGGGTTGGGCAGTTGGAGCCCGAACCTGCTCCAACACCCGCCGTTGATTCTGGTGGGTGATGGCAACAGCCCGCACTGGACCCGCTATTACGGCTTCACCGACCCGGCCGTGCTGGTGCGCGAGGTGGATGAGCTGAGCAGCCTGCACCGCAAGGCCCGGCGTACGGTGATCGCCCAGGATGTGCAGCCATGAAGCGTGCCCATGCCTTGATCGTATGCCTGATGCTGTGTGGCAGCGCCTTGGGCCATGAACCTGCGCCTGCAGTGGCCACCGAACGCCCGGCCAGCGGTACCCGTGACGCCCAGGCCTGGTTTACCGATACACCGCTGTACGACCAGCACGGCAATACGCTGCGCTTCTACAGCGACGTGTTGAAAGATCGGGTGGTGCTGCTCAATGTCATCTTCACGAGCTGCACGGACGCCTGCCCGCTGATCACCCGCAAGTTGCTCCAAGTGCGCCAGGCACTGGGCAAGGACGCTGCGCAGGTGACGTTTATCTCCCTGACCAGCGACCCGCAGACCGACACCCCGGCGGTGCTCAAGGCCTATACCCTCAAGCACGGCGTGGACGACCCGCAATGGCTATTTCTGACCGGTGATGCACAGGCGATGGCCCTGGTGCTGGGCCGTATCGGCCAGGTGATCCCCAGCCCCGAACAACACTCCACCCAGTTGATCGTCGGCGACGTGGCCGGCAAGCGCTGGAGCAAGATCCGCCCCGATGCCCCGGCGGCCGCCATCGCCCAGCGCTTGCAACTGCTGGCACTGCCAGTGGCCGGGCGGTGACCGATGAACGTCGGGGCGGCTGTGTGCCTGGTGCTGCTGTGCGGCTTGAGCGCGGTGGCTGCCGGCGTGCCGCTGTCGGCTATCGAGAGCGCCGGCAAGCGCCTGTATCGCGAGGGCCTGTCGAGCAGTGGCGAGCCGATCATGGCGCGGGTGGGGGCGGCTGACATCAGCGTGCCGGCCACCGCGCTGCCCTGCGCCGGCTGCCACGGCACCGACGGCCTGGGGCGCCCGGAAGGCGGAATCAGGCCAGCCGACCTTAGCTGGCGACGCCTGGCCGGCGCCCACGGCCAGCAGCGCATCAACGGCCGCGACTACCCCGCCTATAACGACGCCACGCTGGCCCGGGCCGTGCAGGAAGGCCGCGACCCGGCCAACAACCGCCTGGACCCGAGCATGCCGCGCTTCGTGCTGACGCTCAATGACCAGCGCAACCTCACCGCCTACCTCAAGCGACTGCAGGATGAGCAGGACCCGGGCCTTGAACCGGATCGGCTGCGCCTGGGCACCTTGTTGCCCACCCGCGGGCCACTGGCCGAGGAGGGCGCCACCGTGGCGGCGATCCTCACGGGCAGTATCGCGCGCATCAACCAGGCCGGAGGCATTCATGGGCGCCAACTGCAACTGATCGTGGCCGACCCTGGCCCCGACCGTGCCAGCGCCCGGCAGGCGTTGGCGCAACTGATCGATCAACCGGTGTTCGCGCTGGTCGCGCCCCTGGCCCCGGCGCTGGACGAGGACCTGTCGGCGCAACTGGAACAGGCCGGCGTGCCGTTGATTGGCGCACTGTCGCTGCTGGGGGCCAGCCAAACCAGCCGGCAGATTTTCGAGCCGTTGCCGGGCCTTCGCGAGCAATGGGTGGCGTTGGCCGACTACGCCCAGCAAGGCCTGCAACTGTCCCAGGGGCCGACCCTGGTGGCCTGGTATGGCGATGCCCACCAGCAACAGGCGGCCGCCGCGTTTGCCGACTACCTGCAAGGGCAGGGCTGGCTACAGGTGCGCGCCCTGGCGTTCGACCCACGGCAACCGCAGGGCTTTACCGGCCAGGCGGCCAGCGCCCGCGCGGTGTTCTACGTGGGCGAGGGCGCAGGCTTCGGCCCCTTGGCCGGGCACCTGCAGGAAGCCGGCGTGCAACCCTACCTGTTCGCCGCCTCAAGCCAGGTGGCCGGCGACGTGTTGCAGTTACCGAGCGGGTTTTCCCGGCGGGTGTTTCTAGCCTATCCGTTCATTCCCAGCGACTGGACCCCCAGTGGCCGTGCGGCGCTGACCCAATTGCGCCAGCGCCAGGGCTTGAATGGCCAGCACGCGGTGTTGCAGGTGGCGGCCTACAGTTCGATGTTGTTGCTGTGCGAGGGCTTGAAGCAGGCTGGCCGCGATGCCAGCCGGGAAAAGCTGATCAGCGCGCTGGAAGGCCTGCACGACTTCGTCACCGGCGTCACGCCACCGATCAGTTTTGGCCCGGGCAAGCGCTTGGGCCTGAACGGCGCGCACATCGTCACGGTAGAACTGCCCGAGCAGCGCTTCTACCCCGTGGCCCCCTACCAATCGCTGCAAGCCAGACCCTGAGGCACCGTCATGAAGCTCAAGCCCCTGTTGTTGCTGACCCTGTCGCCACTCTTCATGCAGGCCTTGGCCGACGATGGCCGGGTGGCCGCGCGGGTCAACGGCCAAGCCATCAGCGAGTTCCGCCTGGAGCGCTACTTTACCGAGTACCTGGAAGAACAGGGGCGGGCGGTGGCGAGCATTCGCAGCCCCCAGGCCTACCGGCAATTGCGGCAGGCGGCCCTGGGTGAGTTGATCGACAAGGAGCTGTTGTGGCAAGAGGCGGGCAGGCGCGGCGTGATCATCAGCGACAGTGCAGTGCAGGCGCAGGTCGAGCAGAC contains:
- a CDS encoding type II secretion system F family protein gives rise to the protein MRFHLKAVGKGAVVSLTVEAPGQAEARRLAEDQGLRVVSLRAERHWHPLRLHRKESFNLVLFSQELTTLINAGLPLIDALESLAEKETAPNARKTLSELVRLLYEGKSFSLALSQLGAVFPPLYVALVQSSEKTGSVGEALGRYVSYRQRMDEVRQKIVSASIYPMLLLIVGGGVVLFLMGYVVPRFSLVFEGLGDNLPWLSQVLMNTGMFLHGHQAEFFTGLAVAAVALGVVQRQPLFRRAVDRLIQKVPAVHQRIVMYELARFYRSLGILLQGGIPILTAMGMVRGLLTVQSRVRLDQAAERVREGLSLSNALELNQLVTPVSLRLLRAGEQSGNLGQMMERSADFYDEEISRWIEWFVRLFEPLLMTFIGLLIGVIVILMYIPIFELASSIH
- the gspG gene encoding type II secretion system major pseudopilin GspG; protein product: MNRSCINRRRAQAGFTLLELLVVLVVLGLLAGIVAPKYFAQLGRSEAKVAKAQIEGLGKALDLYRLEVGHYPSTEQGLQALVVAPSDETKWTGPYLQKKVPQDPWGRNYLYRYPGENSEYDLSSMGKDGQPGGEGENAEITNWQ
- a CDS encoding lytic transglycosylase domain-containing protein, with amino-acid sequence MRLIITAFLAGLAASSIVQADVYISRDANGGYVLSNVHRPGRHYERVIQEASLGVASVAEQPQMIANQPYAELVSAAATANQLPAALLHAVIKAESAYNPSALSPKGAAGLMQLMPDTARQMGVANVYDPQANIQGGARYLKQLMTLFGNDIALAVAAYNAGPDAVLSRGRVIPPFAETQRYVPSVLRQYRRLQGLAVDAPL